In Bacteroidota bacterium, the genomic stretch CACCTCAACCACCCGGGGCGAATGGCAAACCCGAAAATCCCTTACAACTATTTTGTTTCTTCTACAGCTAAAGCCTGCGAAAACGGAGGTGCTACACCCGTGGTTTTAGACAAAGACGGGGTGATAAAAGTTAAAACCCTCTTTGTAGAGGCAGCAATAAGAGCTGAAAAAGCAAATTTCGATTATCTTGAAATTCAGTTTGGCCTTGGATATCTCTTTGCGCAATTTATCTCAAAAGCGGTTAACGAACGTGAGGACGAATACGGAGGTTCATTTGCTAACAGAATAAAATTCCCTCTGGAGGTTCTTGAAGCAATTCAAAAGGCCACCAACCTGGATATTATTGCCCGAATTACGGGAGATGAAATGACCCCGAAGGGATTCAAAGCAGACGAAATGCAGGAATTTGCCAAAATACTGGAAGAAAAAGGGGTTTCGGCAATTCATGTCACAGCCGGAACAGCATGCTCTACTCCACCCTGGTATTTCCAGCACATGTTTGTACCAAAGGGAAAAACATGGCAACTTGCCGACAGTATCAGAGAAAAAATTAACATCCCCGTAATTTATGTAGGTCAGATCAATGAATTTGAAGACATTGAAAAGATAAAAAGCAAAGAAGGAAATAATTTCATTGCATTGGGACGACCTTTAATAAGCGACCCCGACTTTGTAGGCAAATATCTCGGTCAGGTAGACGGAAATATACGCCCCTGTATGGCCTGCAGCGAAGGATGTTTGGGCGGAGTGAAAAGCGGTAAAGGCTTAGGCTGTACCGTAAACCCATTGGTAGGTAAAGAAGATCTGTTAATCAATAAAACGTCAAAACCAAAAAATATCGCCATTGTTGGCGGCGGGCTGGCAGGGCTAACTGCTGCCATAACTCTAAAGCAGCGCGGTCACAAAGCAACCCTATTCGAAAAAGAAAAGCTTGGCGGACAGTTCAACCTTGCGTATTTGCCTCCACATAAGCAGTCCTTAAAGAAAATTGTCACTTATTACGAAAAAGAAATAAGAGATAATAAAATTGAGGTGATCAACAAAGAAGCCAAGGGAAAAGACTTAGACAAATACGATGAAATAATTATAGCCACAGGTTCTGTACCGGCAATTGCGCCAATAAACGGTCTGAAAGAATATTCCTGGGCCGAAATACTGGAGGAAAAAAATATTCCTGAAAACAAAAGGACTCTTGTAGTTGGTGGAGGTTTAATAGGTACCGAAGTGGCCAACAAACTGCTTTCGAAAGGCAACAAAGTTTTCCTTGTTGAAATGATGGATGAAGTTGCCCGCGGAATGGAGATGATAGAGAGAAAACTAACACTTATGGCTCTGCAAAATGATAATGTAGAAATATTTGTTAAAACAGCTGTCAAGAAAATTTCAGGAAAGGAAGTTATGATAGAGGGTGATAACTTCAGTAAGACTCTTGAAAATATCGACCATATTATCCTGGCTACAGGCATGAAACCACACAATCCAATCGGACAAAACGGATATGAAAAACCCATACATATTATTGGTGATGCGGATAAAGTTGGGAAAGCACAGGATGCGATTGAAAATGCATTTGAAACAGTTATAAATATTTAATAGGACTTAAACAGAATTTCCTAATCGGGATAACAGTACTTATTTATTACTGTTATCCCGATTATAAATGACAATATTAGTAACTTTAGTGAGGATATTATCCGATAGTATTTATTAAAAGAAGTGCTATAAAAAATAAGTGAGATGGATAAATCATCAACCAATAAAAACAAATTAGTACATGGACTGATTGCAATATCTCTTCTATTGGTTCCTTATTCGTTGCTCGCTTGTACTGCATTTGCAATAAAAAAGGACAAGCAAATATATCTGGCCAAAAATCTTGATTGGGAAATTAGCAATGGTATTGTTTTAGTTAACAAAAAGGGTGTTTACAAAACTGCATATTCTAAAAAGGCGAATAAACTAACATGGGTTTCTAAATATGGAAGTGTAACCTTCAATCAATTTGGTAAAGAATTCCCCTTAGGCGGGATGAATGAAAAAGGGCTGGTGATAGAAGAGCTAAACTCATGGGGCGAAACACCGAAAAGCGATAACAAATACGAACTGAACGAATTTCAATGGACTCAATTTTGCCTCGATAATTTTGCAAATACTGAAGAGCTTTTAACAACTATAGATAGTATAGTTATCGTTCCGTTATTTATTAATTTACATTATTTAATCTCAGATAGTAAGGGAAATATAGCTATTATAGAATTTTACAATGGTAAAACTTACATATACAAAGATGAGGATATTCCATATCCAGTTTTAAGCAATAATCATTATGAGAGTTCCCTTAAATACGTTAGTAATTTTAATGGTTTTGGGGGCAATATGGAAATAAGACCTGAAAATACATCCAATGACAGATTTGTAAAAGTGGCCTCCGTGATAAAAATGAAAGAACAAATGCTCTTAGATAAAAAAATAGTATTTAAAACTTTGGATTACGTTAGCCAGGAAGATACACAATGGAGTATTGTTTACGACATATCAAACAAATCAATTCACTTTAAAACATCACAAAACAAAACAATTAAGACAATTGAACTAAATGAATTTGACTTTACATGCAAGACTCTCACATCATTTATCGATATAAATAATGATGAAATTGTCATTGCTGAAACCAGTCTCAAAAAATTAGAACCAAATGATAATGAAAATTTGGTGATTGATGTTTTCGAAAAATACAAATACTATAATTTAGGAGAATTAAGCAAAGTCGAATTCCTGAAACTTGTTGAATATGGTAATTCTATTAGCTGTAAATAACAAATACTAACAAAAATATAGTGCATTTGGCAGTTAGTGCTAAAAATGAAGATCGTGTTTTAAATGAAAATAGTAGTAAATTGAAAATTTGGAGCGTTGA encodes the following:
- a CDS encoding NAD(P)/FAD-dependent oxidoreductase — its product is MISLRNEFIMAPVKTGYSDKSGIVTKKHLNFYSARSKHVGAVIPEPLYLDKGLRELPTQMGIDADDKIEGLKSLTGEIHKHGAKAIAHLNHPGRMANPKIPYNYFVSSTAKACENGGATPVVLDKDGVIKVKTLFVEAAIRAEKANFDYLEIQFGLGYLFAQFISKAVNEREDEYGGSFANRIKFPLEVLEAIQKATNLDIIARITGDEMTPKGFKADEMQEFAKILEEKGVSAIHVTAGTACSTPPWYFQHMFVPKGKTWQLADSIREKINIPVIYVGQINEFEDIEKIKSKEGNNFIALGRPLISDPDFVGKYLGQVDGNIRPCMACSEGCLGGVKSGKGLGCTVNPLVGKEDLLINKTSKPKNIAIVGGGLAGLTAAITLKQRGHKATLFEKEKLGGQFNLAYLPPHKQSLKKIVTYYEKEIRDNKIEVINKEAKGKDLDKYDEIIIATGSVPAIAPINGLKEYSWAEILEEKNIPENKRTLVVGGGLIGTEVANKLLSKGNKVFLVEMMDEVARGMEMIERKLTLMALQNDNVEIFVKTAVKKISGKEVMIEGDNFSKTLENIDHIILATGMKPHNPIGQNGYEKPIHIIGDADKVGKAQDAIENAFETVINI
- a CDS encoding linear amide C-N hydrolase, producing the protein MDKSSTNKNKLVHGLIAISLLLVPYSLLACTAFAIKKDKQIYLAKNLDWEISNGIVLVNKKGVYKTAYSKKANKLTWVSKYGSVTFNQFGKEFPLGGMNEKGLVIEELNSWGETPKSDNKYELNEFQWTQFCLDNFANTEELLTTIDSIVIVPLFINLHYLISDSKGNIAIIEFYNGKTYIYKDEDIPYPVLSNNHYESSLKYVSNFNGFGGNMEIRPENTSNDRFVKVASVIKMKEQMLLDKKIVFKTLDYVSQEDTQWSIVYDISNKSIHFKTSQNKTIKTIELNEFDFTCKTLTSFIDINNDEIVIAETSLKKLEPNDNENLVIDVFEKYKYYNLGELSKVEFLKLVEYGNSISCK